In one Achromobacter spanius genomic region, the following are encoded:
- the mutY gene encoding A/G-specific adenine glycosylase: MDFAPRIVAWQRQHGRHDLPWQNTRDPYRIWLSEIMLQQTQVATVIPYYERFLQRFPNVAALAAATQEEVMPYWAGLGYYARARNLHRCAVQIAENWNGSFPPSAEAIATLPGIGRSTAAAIAAFAYGERSPILDGNVKRVFTRHFGIAGDPAKREVETRLWALADAQVEAAPGLDMAAYTQGLMDLGATLCTRGKPACERCPMAETCVARREGRQAELPTPKVRKTIPERETGMLVLQYQGAFLLQQRPEPGIWGGLWSLPEFDVSGDPDAASRALGLEPEQRFELAAFAHTFTHYRLHIRPWLVPVRAASLRESPLPERWVQADKLASMALPAPVKKLLQGLVDAGMQDSLFSTAKA, encoded by the coding sequence ATGGACTTCGCCCCTCGAATCGTTGCCTGGCAACGCCAGCATGGCCGCCACGATCTGCCCTGGCAAAACACACGTGACCCGTATCGGATCTGGCTATCCGAGATCATGTTGCAGCAAACGCAAGTGGCCACGGTGATTCCGTATTACGAACGCTTTCTGCAACGTTTTCCGAACGTGGCCGCGCTTGCCGCCGCCACGCAGGAAGAGGTGATGCCGTATTGGGCCGGATTGGGCTACTACGCCCGCGCCCGCAACCTGCATCGCTGCGCGGTGCAGATCGCCGAAAACTGGAACGGCAGCTTTCCACCTTCGGCCGAAGCCATCGCCACACTGCCCGGCATCGGCCGGTCCACCGCCGCCGCCATTGCCGCCTTCGCCTACGGCGAGCGCTCACCCATTCTGGACGGCAACGTCAAGCGCGTGTTCACCCGCCACTTCGGCATCGCCGGCGACCCCGCCAAGCGCGAGGTCGAAACCCGGCTGTGGGCGTTGGCCGACGCGCAGGTCGAGGCTGCGCCCGGCCTGGACATGGCCGCCTACACGCAAGGCTTGATGGACCTGGGCGCAACGCTGTGCACGCGCGGCAAGCCCGCCTGTGAACGATGTCCCATGGCAGAGACCTGCGTCGCCCGTCGTGAAGGGCGCCAGGCCGAACTGCCCACTCCCAAGGTACGCAAGACGATCCCTGAACGCGAGACGGGCATGTTGGTGCTGCAATACCAGGGCGCGTTCCTGTTGCAGCAGCGGCCCGAGCCGGGCATCTGGGGCGGGCTCTGGAGCCTGCCTGAATTCGATGTGTCGGGCGACCCCGACGCCGCTTCCCGCGCGCTGGGCCTGGAACCCGAACAACGCTTCGAACTGGCCGCCTTCGCGCACACGTTCACGCACTACCGCCTGCACATCCGCCCCTGGCTGGTGCCGGTGCGCGCGGCCAGTCTGCGCGAATCGCCGCTGCCCGAACGCTGGGTGCAAGCCGACAAGCTGGCATCGATGGCGCTGCCCGCGCCGGTCAAGAAGCTATTGCAGGGCCTGGTCGACGCGGGGATGCAAGACAGTTTGTTCTCCACGGCCAAGGCCTGA
- a CDS encoding amino acid ABC transporter ATP-binding protein, producing the protein MNDMILEHPPAVAGAAASAAARKGADQPPVLVYEHVRKVYGDFVALNDVSLQVNKGEVMCLIGPSGSGKSTLLRCTNALEKLDGGRVLLDGVALPESESDVRRVRQRMGMVFQSFELFPHKSALDNVAMGPITVLGMSPEAARARSMALLEKVGLAAKAGNFPANLSGGQQQRVAIARALAMEPEVMLFDEPTSALDPETVGEVLNVMKKLAQEGMTMIVVTHEMSFARRVANWVVVFENGAILEQGPPTQIFDNPQVARTRDFLSHLGWEG; encoded by the coding sequence ATGAACGACATGATCCTGGAACACCCGCCGGCCGTGGCAGGCGCCGCCGCCTCTGCCGCCGCGCGCAAGGGCGCGGACCAGCCGCCCGTGCTGGTCTACGAGCACGTGCGCAAGGTCTATGGCGATTTCGTCGCGCTGAACGACGTGTCGCTGCAAGTGAACAAGGGCGAAGTGATGTGCTTGATCGGGCCGTCCGGCTCGGGCAAGTCGACCCTGCTGCGTTGCACCAACGCGCTGGAAAAGCTGGATGGCGGCCGGGTGCTGCTGGACGGCGTGGCGCTGCCCGAATCGGAATCCGACGTGCGCCGGGTGCGCCAGCGGATGGGCATGGTGTTCCAGAGCTTTGAGCTGTTTCCGCACAAGTCGGCACTGGACAACGTGGCGATGGGCCCCATCACGGTGCTGGGCATGTCGCCCGAGGCCGCGCGCGCCCGCTCCATGGCGCTGCTGGAAAAGGTGGGGCTGGCCGCCAAGGCCGGCAACTTTCCCGCCAACCTGTCGGGCGGACAGCAGCAGCGCGTGGCGATCGCGCGCGCGCTGGCGATGGAACCCGAAGTGATGTTGTTCGATGAACCCACGTCGGCGCTGGACCCCGAAACCGTGGGCGAAGTGCTGAACGTGATGAAGAAGCTGGCGCAGGAAGGCATGACGATGATCGTCGTGACGCATGAAATGAGCTTTGCGCGGCGCGTGGCCAATTGGGTGGTGGTGTTCGAGAACGGCGCCATCCTGGAACAAGGCCCGCCCACACAGATTTTCGATAACCCGCAAGTCGCCCGCACCCGGGACTTCCTTAGCCACCTGGGCTGGGAAGGCTAG
- a CDS encoding mannitol dehydrogenase family protein has translation MELVAVDAARLTPACLASLPLDVARPSYDRNALRVGIVHLGLGAFARAHLAAVNEAALHVGGGGGADLAWGICGVSLRQADTRDALAPQAGLYTLALRSADATGREQQQATVIGCLLEMLVAPEDPQAVLARIAHADTRIVSVTVTEKGYCHDPASGRLNLHHPDIVHDLAQPRLPRSTIGFLVRGLQQRRAAGQGPITLMSLDNLPSNGHLLRGLVLAFARRVDPALATWIDTLCAFPSSMVDRIVPRTTDQDRRDVARALGLHDAWPVMAEPYLEWVVEDQFAAGRPDWTAGGARFVTEAAPFETLKLRTVNGVHSALAYLSVMAGWATVDEAMAQPALKAYLAALMQDEIVPTLPPLPGLDLARYQQRLLQRFENPALKHQTRQIAMDGSQKLPQRLLDTVRARLAADLPIGKLALAVAAWLHFLRGVDEAGLRYDIQDPMAAELAQRYGQAELAAELAAERSGPGPAAMLAWTETLTGLAAVFGDLGADPRFVRAVSQAAHALRSQGVGGALA, from the coding sequence ATGGAATTGGTAGCGGTCGATGCCGCGCGCCTGACGCCCGCTTGTCTGGCCTCGCTGCCCTTGGACGTGGCACGGCCTTCTTACGACCGCAACGCCTTGCGCGTGGGCATCGTGCATCTGGGCCTGGGCGCGTTCGCGCGCGCGCATCTTGCTGCGGTGAACGAAGCCGCGCTGCATGTGGGCGGGGGCGGGGGCGCGGACCTGGCCTGGGGCATTTGCGGCGTGTCCTTGCGGCAGGCCGACACGCGCGATGCGCTGGCGCCGCAAGCGGGCTTGTACACCTTGGCCTTGCGCAGCGCCGACGCGACCGGTCGCGAGCAACAGCAGGCCACGGTAATCGGCTGCCTGCTTGAAATGCTGGTTGCGCCGGAAGATCCGCAGGCTGTGCTGGCGCGCATTGCGCATGCGGACACGCGCATCGTCAGCGTCACCGTTACCGAAAAAGGCTATTGCCACGACCCGGCCAGCGGTCGCCTGAACCTGCACCACCCCGACATCGTGCATGACCTTGCGCAACCTCGGTTGCCGCGCAGCACCATCGGCTTTCTGGTGCGGGGCTTGCAGCAACGGCGTGCGGCGGGGCAGGGGCCGATCACGCTGATGTCGCTGGACAATCTTCCCAGCAACGGGCATTTGCTGCGCGGCTTGGTGCTGGCGTTTGCACGGCGGGTCGACCCGGCACTGGCGACGTGGATTGACACCTTATGCGCGTTCCCCAGTTCAATGGTGGACCGCATCGTGCCCCGCACCACCGATCAGGACCGGCGCGACGTTGCGCGGGCGCTGGGCCTGCACGATGCCTGGCCGGTGATGGCGGAGCCCTATCTGGAATGGGTGGTGGAAGATCAGTTCGCGGCCGGCCGCCCGGACTGGACCGCGGGCGGCGCGCGCTTCGTGACCGAGGCCGCGCCGTTTGAAACCTTGAAGCTGCGCACCGTCAACGGCGTGCATTCGGCGCTGGCGTATTTGTCGGTGATGGCGGGTTGGGCAACCGTGGACGAAGCCATGGCGCAGCCCGCGTTGAAAGCCTACCTGGCAGCGTTGATGCAGGACGAAATCGTGCCGACGCTGCCGCCCTTGCCGGGCCTGGACCTGGCGCGCTATCAGCAAAGGCTGTTGCAGCGTTTTGAGAACCCGGCGTTAAAACACCAGACCCGGCAGATTGCGATGGACGGTTCGCAGAAGCTGCCGCAGCGCCTGTTGGACACCGTGCGGGCACGGTTGGCGGCGGACTTGCCGATTGGCAAGCTGGCGCTGGCGGTGGCCGCGTGGCTGCATTTCCTGCGCGGCGTTGACGAGGCAGGGCTGCGCTACGACATCCAGGACCCGATGGCCGCCGAGCTGGCGCAACGCTACGGGCAAGCGGAACTGGCCGCTGAACTTGCCGCTGAACGTAGTGGCCCGGGGCCAGCCGCCATGCTGGCCTGGACGGAAACGCTGACCGGGCTGGCTGCGGTGTTCGGCGACCTGGGCGCAGACCCGCGTTTTGTGCGGGCCGTGTCGCAAGCGGCGCATGCGCTACGCAGTCAGGGGGTAGGCGGGGCGCTGGCGTGA
- the manD gene encoding D-mannonate dehydratase ManD — protein MKITNARVIVCSPGRNFVTLKIETDQGLTGIGDATLNGRELAVSAYLTEHVIPCLIGRDAHQIEDIWQYLYKGAYWRRGPVTMTAIAAVDTALWDLKAKAADMPLYQLLGGKSRSGVMVYGHANGSDIEHTLDEVLRYADMGYRAIRAQSGVPGLDKVYGVGRGNLFYEPADADLPSEHDWSTEKYLRHTPQLFDRIRDKLGVEHHLLHDVHHRLTPIEAGRLGKSLEPYNLFWMEDATPAENQDAFRLIRQHTTTPLAVGEIFNSIWDCKDLVQNQLIDYIRTTVVHAGGITHLRRIADLASLYQVRTGCHGATDLSPVCMGAALHFDLWVPNFGIQEYMRHTAETDAVFPHAYTFDQGMLYPGDVPGHGVDIDEKLAAKYPYKRAYLPVNRLQQDGTLWNW, from the coding sequence ATGAAAATTACGAATGCACGCGTGATCGTTTGTTCGCCGGGCCGCAACTTCGTGACCCTGAAAATCGAAACCGACCAGGGCCTGACCGGCATTGGCGATGCCACCTTGAACGGGCGCGAACTGGCGGTGTCGGCCTATCTGACCGAACACGTCATTCCCTGCCTGATCGGGCGCGACGCGCATCAGATCGAGGACATCTGGCAGTACCTGTACAAAGGCGCTTACTGGCGGCGCGGCCCGGTCACCATGACGGCGATTGCCGCCGTGGACACCGCGCTGTGGGACCTGAAGGCCAAGGCCGCGGACATGCCGCTGTATCAGTTGCTGGGCGGCAAGAGCCGCAGCGGCGTCATGGTTTACGGCCACGCCAACGGCTCGGACATCGAGCACACGCTGGATGAAGTGCTGCGCTATGCCGACATGGGCTACCGCGCCATCCGCGCGCAAAGCGGCGTGCCGGGGCTGGACAAGGTCTATGGCGTGGGGCGCGGCAACCTGTTCTACGAACCCGCTGACGCCGACCTGCCCAGCGAACACGACTGGTCCACCGAAAAGTACCTGCGCCACACGCCGCAGCTATTCGACCGCATCCGCGACAAGCTGGGCGTTGAACACCATCTGCTGCACGACGTGCATCACCGCCTGACGCCGATCGAAGCCGGGCGACTGGGCAAGTCGCTGGAACCCTACAACCTGTTCTGGATGGAAGACGCCACGCCGGCCGAAAATCAGGATGCCTTCCGCCTGATCCGGCAGCACACGACCACGCCGCTGGCCGTGGGCGAGATCTTCAATTCCATCTGGGACTGCAAGGACCTGGTGCAGAACCAGTTGATCGACTACATCCGGACCACCGTGGTGCACGCGGGCGGCATCACGCATCTGCGACGCATTGCGGACCTGGCCTCGTTGTATCAGGTGCGCACCGGCTGCCACGGCGCCACCGACCTGTCGCCCGTTTGCATGGGGGCGGCGCTGCACTTTGATTTGTGGGTGCCCAACTTCGGCATCCAGGAATACATGCGCCACACGGCAGAGACCGACGCCGTGTTCCCGCACGCCTACACGTTCGACCAAGGCATGCTGTATCCCGGTGATGTGCCCGGCCACGGCGTTGACATCGATGAAAAGCTGGCCGCCAAGTATCCGTACAAGCGCGCCTACCTGCCGGTGAACCGCTTGCAGCAGGACGGCACGCTATGGAATTGGTAG
- a CDS encoding class I SAM-dependent methyltransferase, producing MTASTHDAAVDRQFSPRATAYLTSAVHAQGEDLLQMAGIARQHPAARVLDLGCGGGHVSFHVAPEVKEVTAYDLSQQMLDVVAGEAAKRGLANLATRQGKAEYLPFADGEFDLVMSRYSTHHWQDAGRGLREAFRVLKPGGTAVFADVVSPGEPLLDTWLQTIEVLRDTSHVRDYSVAEWTRMLTEAGFTLQGLSPRRLPLEFQTWVTRMRTPDTLVAALRHMFSIAPDVVRAHFDVQEDGSFTSDTATIVVKKPG from the coding sequence ATGACCGCCAGCACCCACGACGCCGCCGTCGACCGCCAGTTCAGCCCTCGCGCCACGGCGTACCTGACCAGCGCCGTCCACGCCCAAGGCGAAGACCTGCTGCAAATGGCCGGCATCGCCCGCCAGCATCCGGCGGCACGCGTGCTGGACCTGGGCTGTGGCGGCGGCCACGTGAGCTTTCACGTGGCGCCCGAGGTCAAGGAAGTCACCGCCTACGACCTGTCCCAACAGATGTTGGACGTCGTCGCGGGCGAAGCCGCCAAGCGCGGCCTGGCGAACCTGGCCACGCGCCAGGGCAAGGCCGAATACCTGCCCTTTGCCGACGGCGAGTTCGACCTGGTGATGTCGCGCTATTCCACGCATCACTGGCAAGACGCCGGCCGGGGCTTGCGCGAAGCGTTTCGCGTGCTCAAGCCCGGTGGCACTGCCGTGTTTGCCGATGTGGTGTCGCCCGGCGAGCCGCTGCTGGACACCTGGCTGCAAACGATAGAAGTGCTGCGTGATACCTCCCACGTGCGCGACTACTCGGTGGCGGAATGGACGCGCATGCTGACCGAGGCGGGCTTCACGTTGCAAGGCCTGTCGCCGCGCCGTCTGCCACTGGAATTCCAGACCTGGGTCACGCGCATGCGCACGCCGGACACGCTGGTGGCGGCGCTGCGCCATATGTTCAGCATTGCGCCGGACGTGGTGCGCGCGCATTTCGATGTGCAGGAAGACGGCTCATTCACCAGCGACACGGCCACGATCGTGGTGAAGAAGCCGGGCTGA
- a CDS encoding amino acid ABC transporter permease produces MNLDWGIIWDSRNLLLQGAAMTIMLTVVTMVLAVPGGIVLALMRLSSNRVANGVAVAIVEFFRNLPLILVIYWAFYVMPMALDVQFSAVTTALVALVLNVSAYNSETFRAGINSIRKGQMEAALAMGMSRHQAMFKVLIPQAGRRILPVLASTWISLFKDTSLVSVIAVSELAYASMQVRAQSFRVLEMLTAMAVIYWLMGYPQAKLVDWVHRKYGVKE; encoded by the coding sequence ATGAATCTGGACTGGGGAATCATCTGGGATTCGCGCAACCTGCTGCTGCAAGGCGCGGCGATGACGATCATGTTGACGGTAGTGACGATGGTGCTGGCCGTGCCGGGAGGCATCGTGCTGGCGCTGATGCGGCTGTCGTCCAACCGCGTCGCCAACGGCGTCGCGGTGGCCATCGTGGAGTTCTTTCGCAACCTGCCGCTGATCCTGGTGATCTATTGGGCGTTCTACGTCATGCCGATGGCGCTGGACGTGCAGTTTTCGGCGGTCACCACCGCGCTCGTCGCGCTGGTGTTGAACGTATCCGCCTACAACTCTGAAACGTTTCGCGCCGGCATCAACTCCATCCGCAAGGGCCAGATGGAAGCCGCGCTGGCGATGGGCATGTCGCGCCACCAGGCGATGTTCAAGGTGCTGATCCCGCAGGCCGGACGGCGCATTCTGCCGGTGCTGGCCAGCACCTGGATTTCGCTGTTCAAGGATACGTCGCTGGTGTCGGTGATTGCGGTCAGCGAACTGGCGTACGCCTCGATGCAAGTGCGCGCGCAGAGCTTTCGCGTGCTGGAAATGCTGACCGCGATGGCGGTGATCTATTGGCTGATGGGTTATCCGCAAGCCAAGCTGGTCGACTGGGTCCATCGCAAATACGGAGTCAAGGAATGA
- a CDS encoding helix-turn-helix transcriptional regulator — translation MTTSPQGSASQDGSPLRRQALGEFVRSARSRITPRMAGLPDGMRRRTPGLRREEVAQLCGISVTWYTWIEQGREVSVSPSVWSRIAGVLQLARAERAYLFDLADCADPQHARDDAGAAPGPLQECVDAINAPAYVLDRAWNVLACNAPLRDLFDNWPTRDPEPNLLRYIFLDPAARELVVDWEQRARRVVAEFRADAGAHLDESAVLALLDTLNRQSPVFAHWWTRHAVVEREGGLREFQHPRDGKLAFQQITFRLATHPDLKLVMLLSGSAPEDK, via the coding sequence ATGACTACTTCCCCCCAAGGCTCGGCCTCCCAAGACGGATCGCCCCTGCGCCGCCAGGCACTGGGCGAATTCGTGCGCAGCGCGCGGTCCCGCATCACCCCGCGCATGGCCGGCCTGCCCGACGGCATGCGGCGGCGCACGCCGGGCCTGCGCCGCGAAGAGGTCGCGCAGTTGTGCGGCATCAGCGTCACCTGGTACACGTGGATCGAACAGGGGCGCGAGGTCTCGGTGTCGCCGTCCGTGTGGTCGCGCATTGCGGGAGTGCTGCAATTGGCGCGCGCGGAACGCGCCTACCTGTTCGACCTGGCCGACTGCGCCGACCCCCAGCATGCGCGCGATGACGCGGGTGCCGCGCCCGGACCCTTGCAGGAATGCGTGGACGCGATCAACGCACCGGCCTATGTGTTGGACCGCGCCTGGAATGTGCTGGCCTGTAATGCGCCACTGCGCGACCTGTTCGACAACTGGCCCACGCGCGACCCCGAACCCAACCTGCTGCGCTACATCTTCCTGGACCCGGCCGCCCGTGAATTGGTGGTGGATTGGGAGCAGCGCGCGCGCCGCGTCGTGGCGGAGTTTCGTGCCGACGCGGGGGCGCATCTGGATGAGTCCGCCGTGCTGGCTTTGCTGGACACGCTGAATCGCCAAAGCCCCGTCTTCGCCCATTGGTGGACGCGCCACGCGGTGGTGGAACGCGAAGGCGGCTTGCGCGAATTTCAGCATCCGCGCGACGGCAAGCTGGCGTTTCAGCAGATCACGTTCCGGCTGGCCACGCATCCGGACTTGAAGCTGGTGATGTTGTTGAGCGGGTCGGCGCCCGAAGACAAGTAG
- a CDS encoding amino acid ABC transporter permease: MDLDFSPIVDNWRFFAGGLGITVALSAITAISSILLGLVIALLRLYGPRWLRVALVFYIDSMRAIPVLVVLVWIYFAFPLLAGVNFAPFWAALVALTLHIAAYSAEVIRAGIESVRPGQMRAGLALGMSRAQALRKIILPQATIRMLPAFGSVLTVAIKDTAIATVIAVPELMHKAETIAGQSYRPIEVFTAVIIAYFVILFPVTRGVDRLYQRYAHLGRS; the protein is encoded by the coding sequence ATGGATCTCGATTTTTCTCCCATCGTCGATAACTGGCGTTTTTTTGCCGGCGGCCTAGGGATCACTGTCGCGCTCAGCGCCATCACCGCGATATCCAGCATTCTGCTCGGCCTGGTGATTGCCCTGTTGCGTCTGTATGGGCCGCGCTGGCTGCGCGTGGCGCTGGTGTTCTACATCGACAGCATGCGCGCCATACCCGTGCTGGTGGTGCTGGTCTGGATCTACTTCGCGTTCCCCTTGCTGGCCGGGGTGAACTTCGCGCCGTTCTGGGCGGCGCTGGTGGCGCTGACGTTGCATATCGCGGCCTATTCGGCCGAGGTGATACGCGCCGGTATCGAATCGGTGCGGCCGGGGCAGATGCGCGCGGGGCTGGCGCTGGGCATGTCGCGCGCGCAGGCGCTGCGCAAGATCATCCTGCCGCAAGCCACCATCCGCATGCTGCCCGCCTTCGGGTCGGTGCTGACGGTGGCCATCAAGGACACGGCCATCGCCACCGTGATCGCCGTGCCGGAGCTCATGCACAAGGCAGAGACGATCGCGGGCCAGAGCTACCGGCCCATTGAAGTGTTCACGGCGGTGATCATCGCGTACTTCGTGATCCTGTTTCCGGTCACGCGCGGAGTGGATCGTCTTTATCAACGCTATGCACACCTGGGGCGGTCATGA
- a CDS encoding L-idonate 5-dehydrogenase, with the protein MLNCAIHGAQDLRLTEQSLEPLGATQVRVGIKAVGICGSDLHYYRHGKVGDFVIREPLTPGHEASGQVLEVGAAVTSVKPGDRVALDPARTCGVCRYCRQGDSNHCEAVHFFGSASKYPHMQGAMREQVVVEDKQCLLVPDDLSFELAAFGEPLAVALHAVRSAGSLLGKSVMVVGAGPIGALTLMAARLAGASQVTVVDIVDETLATCARVGATRTINAATDPAAIDALAAGKGTIDVCFEASGNYAGLANCIRATRPRGVIVTVGTLNGSSEQCPFNQIMVKSLSVIGSFRFVDEYAWAVDYLSRGVLDVSPLLTAAVPVQNVHAAFALAADRHQAMKVMVTF; encoded by the coding sequence ATGTTGAATTGCGCGATTCATGGGGCACAGGACCTGCGCCTGACCGAACAGTCGCTCGAGCCGTTGGGCGCGACACAGGTGCGCGTGGGCATCAAGGCCGTGGGCATCTGCGGGTCAGACCTGCATTACTACCGTCACGGCAAAGTGGGCGACTTCGTCATCCGCGAACCGCTGACGCCGGGACACGAGGCGTCCGGCCAGGTGCTGGAAGTGGGCGCGGCCGTTACCAGCGTCAAGCCGGGCGACCGCGTGGCGCTGGACCCCGCCCGCACCTGCGGCGTGTGCCGCTATTGCCGCCAGGGCGATTCCAACCATTGCGAAGCGGTGCATTTTTTTGGCAGCGCCAGCAAGTATCCGCACATGCAGGGCGCAATGCGCGAGCAGGTGGTAGTAGAGGACAAGCAGTGCCTGCTGGTGCCCGACGACTTGTCGTTCGAACTGGCCGCCTTTGGCGAGCCGCTGGCCGTGGCGCTGCACGCGGTGCGCAGCGCCGGCAGCCTGCTGGGCAAATCGGTGATGGTGGTGGGCGCCGGCCCCATCGGCGCGCTGACCTTGATGGCGGCGCGGCTGGCGGGCGCCAGCCAGGTGACGGTGGTCGACATCGTGGACGAAACGCTGGCCACCTGCGCGCGCGTGGGCGCCACGCGCACCATCAACGCCGCGACCGACCCCGCCGCCATCGATGCGCTGGCGGCGGGCAAGGGCACCATCGACGTGTGCTTCGAAGCCTCGGGCAATTACGCCGGGTTGGCCAACTGCATACGCGCCACGCGCCCGCGCGGCGTGATCGTCACGGTGGGCACCTTGAACGGCAGCAGCGAGCAATGCCCGTTCAACCAGATCATGGTCAAGAGCCTGTCGGTGATCGGCAGCTTCCGCTTTGTCGACGAATACGCCTGGGCCGTGGATTACCTGAGCCGTGGCGTGCTGGACGTGTCGCCCCTGTTGACGGCGGCGGTGCCAGTGCAGAACGTGCACGCCGCGTTTGCGCTGGCGGCCGACCGGCATCAGGCGATGAAAGTGATGGTGACGTTCTGA